A window of bacterium contains these coding sequences:
- the trxA gene encoding thioredoxin yields the protein MANATWILNVNEADFEREVIQRSHQTPVVVDFWAPWCGPCKQLGPMLERLTQEHAGEFILAKIDVDQAQQVSASLGVRSVPTVVGFKNGEPVAAFQGLVPEADARRFLAQLLPSEADELVAEAGQFLQAGNTSAAQERLNDALEKQARHPGALFLLARIDAEAGEFEQALRLLGRIPADAAIAPDVERLAAELRTRLAAGGVEGEDTLRARIGADPDDLRARLELGQLLSGGGRYEEALEVLIEVVRRDPRYEDEAARKAMIDVFDVLGAQNPTAQRFRSELAKLLFR from the coding sequence ATGGCCAACGCGACCTGGATCCTGAATGTGAACGAAGCCGATTTTGAGCGCGAGGTGATCCAGCGATCGCACCAGACTCCGGTGGTCGTCGACTTCTGGGCTCCCTGGTGCGGCCCCTGTAAACAACTGGGGCCGATGCTGGAGAGATTGACGCAGGAGCATGCCGGTGAGTTCATTCTCGCCAAGATAGACGTCGATCAGGCGCAACAGGTTTCAGCTTCCCTGGGTGTTCGCAGCGTTCCCACCGTAGTCGGCTTCAAGAACGGCGAGCCTGTCGCCGCCTTTCAGGGGTTGGTTCCCGAAGCGGATGCAAGGCGTTTCCTGGCCCAGTTGCTGCCGAGCGAGGCCGACGAGCTGGTCGCCGAGGCCGGGCAGTTTCTCCAGGCGGGAAACACCTCAGCAGCCCAGGAACGTTTGAACGACGCGCTCGAAAAACAGGCCCGCCATCCGGGTGCGCTCTTTCTTCTGGCTCGAATCGATGCGGAGGCGGGCGAATTCGAACAGGCGCTGCGCCTGCTCGGTCGGATTCCCGCCGATGCGGCGATCGCGCCCGATGTGGAGCGCCTGGCCGCCGAGTTGCGCACACGCCTGGCGGCCGGGGGTGTCGAGGGTGAAGACACGCTTCGGGCGCGCATCGGCGCCGACCCGGACGATCTTCGAGCGCGACTCGAACTCGGTCAGTTGCTGAGTGGAGGCGGGCGTTACGAAGAAGCCCTCGAAGTCTTGATCGAGGTCGTGCGACGCGATCCCAGGTACGAAGACGAGGCGGCGCGCAAGGCGATGATCGACGTGTTCGATGTTCTCGGAGCTCAGAATCCCACGGCTCAGAGATTCAGGTCGGAGCTGGCCAAGCTCCTGTTCCGATGA
- a CDS encoding thiol:disulfide interchange protein, which yields MKRVPDRRFPGITGFAAVLWLIAAFAALPVRAAPDVPEGAFGSGAVQSGNARVEARLLVDQAAIAPGQSVRVGVLFELDRDWHIYWRNPGQSGLPTRLDWKTPGARVGAIRWPAPHVFREADGFITTYGYSDSVLLSSEAHFEARAGETLDLAVDVDFLVCKVQCIPGSIALRRALPVAEQAQAADPATLKAFSEWDARVPVPVEKHGLTADALYSQSAIRPDDRFRAAISLVCEDDSATCSGLRPAMRDSSEAFVPDRVESIELEVTGTRRHPFADGLILTLAGTASSDEHPGEQRLAGVAVLENSNGAPVLIEIDLALPRAAAGTEVVAIDNPWLEPETAPYHAAAVPLWQAFLLALLGGLILNLMPCVLPVLAIKVFGIAERAHEDRREVLSHGAAYTIGILVAMAVLAGVVVGLRAAGTAVGWGFQFQEPIFIAAICGVLLVFALNLFGVFEISAGTGLTSRNAASGLRRSFFEGLLAVVVATPCSAPFLGTAVGFAFASSPPVIFSVFLAIGLGLAAPFVAITLVPGWARLIPKSGAWMLHLRAGLGFALLATVVWLLWVAGRSLGSDGVILLLGFLMLLGVATWIFGAVQETREDGRAPGTALLLSSFALAALAWLPLQPIAAPDANAPASADADGARPFAPAAIAAELALGRPVFVYFTADWCLTCKVNEHVVLTDPRIADELQLHDIATFKADWTLRDEEIRRELARFGRAGVPMYLVYDPRNPSQPKLLPELLTVDLLIDAFRSAGTRAANRS from the coding sequence ATGAAGAGAGTTCCAGACAGGCGGTTTCCCGGTATCACCGGGTTCGCGGCAGTTCTGTGGCTGATCGCGGCCTTCGCCGCCCTCCCGGTCCGTGCGGCACCCGACGTACCGGAAGGCGCCTTCGGCTCCGGGGCCGTGCAGAGCGGCAACGCTCGCGTCGAAGCCCGACTTCTGGTCGATCAGGCGGCCATCGCACCCGGCCAGAGCGTCCGCGTCGGCGTGCTCTTCGAACTCGATCGCGACTGGCACATCTACTGGCGCAATCCGGGCCAGTCCGGACTCCCGACCCGACTGGACTGGAAGACTCCCGGAGCCCGAGTCGGAGCCATCCGCTGGCCCGCGCCGCACGTGTTCCGCGAAGCGGATGGTTTCATCACTACCTATGGTTATTCCGACTCAGTTCTGCTGAGCAGCGAAGCGCACTTTGAAGCGCGCGCCGGTGAAACACTCGACCTCGCAGTCGACGTCGATTTCCTGGTCTGCAAGGTGCAGTGCATACCCGGCAGCATTGCACTGCGACGCGCACTGCCCGTCGCGGAGCAGGCGCAGGCGGCGGATCCCGCCACGCTGAAGGCGTTTTCCGAGTGGGATGCGCGCGTGCCCGTACCGGTCGAAAAACATGGGCTGACGGCCGATGCGCTTTACTCGCAGAGTGCAATCCGTCCCGACGACCGTTTCCGCGCCGCGATCTCCCTGGTGTGCGAGGACGACTCGGCGACCTGCAGCGGTCTGCGCCCAGCCATGCGCGACAGCAGCGAGGCCTTCGTTCCAGACCGTGTCGAGTCGATCGAACTCGAGGTAACCGGTACGCGCAGACATCCGTTTGCCGACGGACTGATCCTCACGCTGGCGGGAACGGCGAGTTCCGATGAACACCCGGGAGAACAACGCCTTGCCGGAGTGGCCGTGCTCGAAAACTCGAACGGCGCCCCCGTGCTGATTGAGATCGACCTGGCCCTACCCCGCGCTGCGGCCGGGACCGAAGTCGTGGCGATTGACAACCCCTGGCTCGAACCGGAAACCGCTCCGTACCATGCAGCCGCTGTTCCCCTGTGGCAGGCGTTCCTGCTGGCACTGCTCGGCGGTCTGATCCTGAACCTGATGCCCTGTGTTCTGCCGGTGCTCGCAATCAAGGTTTTCGGAATCGCCGAGCGCGCCCACGAGGACCGCCGCGAAGTCCTTTCCCACGGCGCCGCCTATACGATCGGCATTCTCGTTGCGATGGCCGTGCTGGCCGGGGTGGTGGTCGGCCTGCGAGCCGCGGGTACCGCGGTCGGTTGGGGTTTCCAGTTTCAGGAACCGATCTTCATCGCTGCGATATGTGGCGTGTTGCTGGTTTTCGCTCTCAATCTGTTCGGCGTGTTCGAAATCTCCGCGGGAACCGGGCTGACGTCAAGAAACGCGGCATCGGGTCTGCGACGCAGTTTCTTTGAAGGTCTGCTCGCGGTCGTCGTTGCAACACCCTGCTCCGCCCCTTTCCTCGGCACCGCCGTGGGTTTTGCCTTCGCGAGTTCCCCGCCGGTCATCTTCTCGGTCTTCTTGGCGATTGGACTCGGACTGGCCGCACCGTTTGTGGCCATCACGCTGGTACCCGGATGGGCACGACTGATTCCGAAGAGCGGAGCCTGGATGCTTCACCTGCGCGCGGGTCTGGGCTTCGCCCTCCTGGCGACGGTCGTCTGGTTGCTCTGGGTGGCGGGGCGCAGCCTCGGCTCCGACGGAGTGATTCTCCTGCTCGGTTTCTTGATGCTGCTCGGGGTCGCGACCTGGATCTTCGGAGCCGTGCAAGAGACGCGCGAGGACGGACGCGCTCCCGGGACCGCATTGCTGCTGAGCAGCTTCGCGCTGGCTGCCCTCGCATGGTTGCCTCTCCAGCCGATCGCAGCGCCAGACGCTAACGCGCCCGCGAGCGCCGACGCAGATGGCGCGCGCCCCTTTGCTCCGGCGGCGATTGCGGCGGAGCTCGCGCTGGGTCGGCCGGTCTTCGTCTACTTCACTGCAGACTGGTGCCTTACGTGCAAGGTGAACGAGCACGTCGTGCTCACGGACCCGCGGATTGCGGACGAATTGCAGCTTCACGACATCGCCACGTTCAAGGCCGACTGGACCCTGAGGGACGAGGAGATTCGCAGGGAACTGGCCCGTTTCGGCCGCGCCGGAGTCCCCATGTACCTGGTCTATGACCCGCGCAACCCATCACAGCCGAAGTTACTGCCGGAACTCTTGACCGTAGATCTGCTGATCGACGCTTTCCGATCCGCTGGAACCCGGGCTGCAA